The following proteins are co-located in the Myroides profundi genome:
- a CDS encoding DUF4377 domain-containing protein → MKLKKIVQYFAICTLLMSFLAACSNDDNSSITRENKRVKVESYTMMKPIEPFKGQDVEHLILYTMSGEILDYTPSIEGFKYEEGYMYVLDITRTHNKELMDTNFEYVLVKLISKEKKE, encoded by the coding sequence ATGAAATTAAAGAAAATAGTACAGTATTTTGCGATATGTACTTTATTGATGAGCTTTTTGGCTGCTTGTAGCAATGATGATAATTCATCTATCACAAGAGAGAATAAACGTGTAAAAGTAGAATCTTATACTATGATGAAACCTATAGAGCCTTTTAAAGGGCAAGATGTGGAGCATTTAATATTATATACCATGTCTGGTGAGATTTTAGATTATACACCATCTATAGAAGGATTTAAATATGAAGAAGGATATATGTACGTATTAGATATTACAAGAACTCATAATAAAGAGTTGATGGATACTAATTTTGAATATGTGTTAGTCAAATTAATTTCTAAAGAGAAAAAAGAATAA
- a CDS encoding T9SS type A sorting domain-containing protein translates to MRKITFLSIITFVILLFTINKTFGQIAITEVYYDTPFDEEFDLIRVTENGKKTIKYKQKAHHLGEFIELYNYTTSDISMDGWVLMDDEGAFEFPKNIVIKSGDFLVLAYRDLKNKPDIGNYFPIFFPTTKGKESKIIYQDAIILNNTGEVLTLYSSKFLDLDFKDPKFGYRSKNLIKVDQVSWLFKPTTSQRSPWSNAYQDTNYKVLGDRNFYAHNSLQLVADKKYSEIKATPFTSGYLPKIRSILDTPLANGFRINIANIDWGMHVQELVNYITKTSIPKIQQTPKGTFNKEQICFVYDTSGNMIGAKPCNVASKASAMAMKNTQLHDQMTLDNLSIEEIKKHVIVYPNPTDGVFNVVFEKEIQGKIAEVEVFSMTGALVKSSIITKKDTSVSYDISNYPTGVYIVKFKLISNTSFNVNILKR, encoded by the coding sequence ATGAGAAAAATTACTTTTCTTTCTATCATAACTTTTGTAATTCTTCTTTTTACTATTAATAAGACTTTTGGTCAAATAGCTATTACAGAGGTTTATTACGATACTCCTTTCGATGAAGAATTCGATCTTATAAGAGTTACAGAAAATGGAAAAAAAACAATTAAATATAAACAAAAAGCACATCATTTAGGAGAGTTTATTGAATTGTATAATTACACAACAAGTGATATATCAATGGATGGTTGGGTTTTAATGGATGATGAGGGGGCTTTTGAATTTCCTAAAAATATAGTTATTAAGTCTGGAGATTTTTTAGTCTTAGCTTATAGAGATTTGAAAAATAAACCTGATATAGGTAATTATTTTCCTATTTTTTTTCCTACAACTAAAGGGAAAGAGTCTAAAATAATTTATCAAGATGCTATTATACTTAATAATACAGGTGAAGTATTAACTCTTTATTCAAGTAAGTTTTTAGATTTAGATTTTAAAGATCCTAAATTTGGTTATCGTTCTAAAAACTTAATAAAAGTAGATCAGGTTTCTTGGTTGTTTAAACCAACAACTTCCCAAAGAAGTCCATGGAGTAACGCTTATCAAGATACGAATTATAAAGTTTTAGGTGATAGAAATTTCTATGCTCATAACTCACTTCAATTGGTTGCTGATAAAAAATATAGTGAGATAAAAGCGACTCCGTTTACTTCTGGTTATTTACCAAAGATACGCTCTATTTTAGACACACCTTTAGCCAATGGTTTTAGGATTAATATTGCAAATATTGATTGGGGAATGCATGTTCAAGAGTTAGTTAATTATATAACCAAAACATCAATCCCCAAAATACAGCAAACCCCAAAGGGAACTTTTAATAAAGAGCAAATATGTTTTGTGTATGATACATCAGGTAATATGATAGGTGCAAAACCTTGCAATGTAGCTAGTAAGGCAAGTGCTATGGCGATGAAAAATACTCAATTACATGACCAAATGACTTTAGATAATTTATCAATAGAGGAAATTAAGAAACATGTTATAGTGTATCCTAATCCTACAGACGGAGTATTTAATGTAGTTTTTGAAAAGGAAATACAAGGTAAGATAGCTGAAGTGGAAGTGTTTAGTATGACAGGAGCTTTAGTTAAATCATCAATAATCACAAAAAAGGACACTAGTGTAAGTTATGATATATCAAATTATCCTACAGGAGTTTATATTGTAAAGTTTAAACTGATTTCGAATACTTCATTTAATGTAAATATATTAAAGAGATAA
- a CDS encoding NADAR family protein, whose amino-acid sequence MEFEQQYSLDKHIKEYQSGKKSKYIFFWGHQKSKSGEITAACFSQWWPSRFEVNGQSYASTEHWMMAQKALLFNDQEIYKRIMNAKSPMEMKALGREVRGFREDIWVTNRYRIVVEGNYHKFSQNKELQTFLINTKKRVLVEASPVDSIWGVGLAADNEKINIPVKWNGLNLLGFALMEVREMIMSK is encoded by the coding sequence ATGGAGTTCGAACAACAGTATAGCCTAGACAAACATATAAAAGAGTACCAAAGTGGAAAGAAATCTAAATACATCTTCTTTTGGGGACATCAGAAAAGCAAAAGTGGAGAGATTACAGCAGCGTGCTTTAGCCAATGGTGGCCTAGTCGATTTGAGGTCAATGGACAGTCTTATGCTTCGACAGAACATTGGATGATGGCACAAAAAGCATTGTTGTTCAATGATCAAGAAATCTATAAACGCATTATGAATGCCAAAAGTCCTATGGAGATGAAAGCCCTAGGAAGAGAAGTACGAGGTTTTCGAGAAGATATTTGGGTAACTAATCGTTATCGTATCGTGGTAGAAGGTAACTATCATAAATTCAGTCAAAACAAAGAACTTCAAACCTTTCTAATCAATACTAAAAAAAGAGTATTAGTAGAAGCTAGTCCAGTAGATTCCATATGGGGAGTAGGTTTAGCAGCGGATAATGAAAAAATAAATATTCCTGTCAAATGGAATGGACTAAACTTACTCGGTTTTGCCTTAATGGAAGTAAGAGAAATGATAATGAGTAAATAA
- a CDS encoding FAD-dependent monooxygenase has protein sequence MKVAIVGAGIAGLTMGIAFKKANIPFVIYESTERIKPVGAGIAIANNAMQVYRHLGVSDQLTQKGTRISKVRLTDMNLNILTQSDLIAFEQKYQLVNIAIHRSDLHHVLLEEVGMEHIVLNKRLEDISLDEGGLYTLRFTDGSTATHEYVVGADGLRSQVRQNIFGDYPLRDAKQVCWRGVLDIDLSTDYDHIALEGWGRGERFGFVKLEGKQVYWYFLVNEDKYLKNQDLSVLIKDCSPLVKDMIMQTAEADIFLNKIYDLPLIQEWSKNKVCIIGDAAHATTPNLGQGACQAIEDVYIISKLLEKHSLVEAFHKFTSIRREKVIQIVRDSWRMGQVSQFSNPLITSVRNMAFRFAPSFLKDKQISMMFELQKV, from the coding sequence ATGAAAGTAGCAATAGTAGGAGCAGGTATAGCTGGACTGACTATGGGGATAGCTTTTAAAAAGGCTAATATTCCCTTTGTTATCTACGAGTCTACAGAGAGAATTAAGCCTGTAGGAGCGGGTATCGCTATCGCTAATAATGCCATGCAGGTTTATAGACACTTAGGAGTGTCTGATCAATTAACTCAGAAAGGTACGCGTATTTCTAAAGTGAGATTAACGGATATGAATTTGAATATACTGACACAATCAGATTTGATTGCTTTTGAACAGAAATATCAGTTGGTTAATATTGCAATACATAGAAGCGATTTGCACCATGTTTTGTTAGAAGAGGTGGGAATGGAGCATATTGTATTAAATAAGCGCTTAGAAGATATTAGTTTGGATGAAGGAGGACTTTATACACTTCGGTTTACAGATGGAAGTACTGCAACTCATGAATATGTAGTAGGTGCTGATGGTCTTCGCTCTCAAGTAAGACAAAATATATTTGGTGATTATCCTTTGAGAGATGCTAAACAGGTATGTTGGCGTGGTGTATTAGATATTGATTTATCTACGGATTACGACCATATTGCATTAGAAGGATGGGGAAGGGGAGAACGCTTTGGCTTTGTCAAACTTGAAGGAAAACAGGTGTATTGGTATTTTCTAGTCAATGAGGATAAGTATCTTAAAAATCAAGACCTTTCTGTTCTTATTAAAGATTGTAGTCCGTTAGTTAAGGATATGATTATGCAGACTGCTGAGGCTGATATCTTTTTAAATAAGATATATGATTTGCCTCTTATCCAGGAGTGGTCTAAGAATAAAGTGTGTATAATAGGAGATGCTGCACATGCTACTACACCGAATCTTGGACAAGGTGCTTGTCAAGCGATAGAGGATGTATATATTATCAGCAAACTATTAGAGAAGCATTCTTTAGTTGAAGCCTTTCATAAATTTACTTCTATTCGCCGTGAGAAAGTAATTCAGATTGTTCGTGATAGTTGGCGTATGGGACAAGTATCCCAGTTTAGTAATCCACTCATCACTTCTGTTCGAAATATGGCTTTTCGATTTGCTCCTTCTTTCTTAAAAGATAAACAGATCAGCATGATGTTTGAATTACAAAAGGTATAA
- a CDS encoding hydroxymethylglutaryl-CoA synthase family protein: MKVGIDSIAYFIPKIHLPIETLAIERNIEPLKLTKGLGLQKMALLDTYQDVITMAANAAYSLLKDNPAIAPQDIAKIYVGTESGLDNSKPIASYALGLLEQIYGQGTFKNCDAVDHTFACIGAVDAMQNAIDFIKANPTKKAIVIATDYAKYDLASTGEYTQGAGAIALLISANPRMLAFTGQTGVATESVFDFFKPHRSIEKQSITGSSTNEAWHGIEEAEISIHKDQPVFEGQYSNECYINRITEAYTHFKELNNKKDKKVYQDWKAVLMHLPYCFQGRRTFHEIVLQENPELVDKTAADAKDQIKAFAKSEAYMELVNNKIAPSEIASGEVGNIYTGSIFLGLLSTLSHFNDTKESLVDTTLGFIAYGSGSKSKVFEAEVQSTWQEGMPKVSIFETLKQSTAIDFDTYIALHKKEQKTPVLPANNEFIIDYIESSIPHLIGARYYKFVK, translated from the coding sequence ATGAAAGTCGGAATAGATAGTATTGCATACTTTATCCCTAAAATTCACTTACCTATAGAAACATTAGCTATCGAGCGAAATATCGAACCTTTAAAATTAACTAAGGGGCTTGGATTACAAAAGATGGCTTTATTAGATACTTACCAAGATGTAATCACAATGGCTGCTAATGCTGCGTATAGCTTACTAAAAGACAATCCTGCTATCGCTCCTCAAGACATTGCTAAAATATACGTAGGTACAGAGAGCGGATTAGACAACTCTAAACCTATTGCTTCTTATGCCTTAGGATTATTAGAGCAAATCTATGGACAAGGTACTTTTAAAAACTGTGATGCTGTAGATCATACTTTCGCTTGTATAGGTGCAGTAGATGCTATGCAGAATGCTATTGACTTCATAAAAGCTAATCCTACAAAAAAAGCTATTGTTATCGCAACAGACTACGCTAAGTATGACTTAGCTTCTACAGGAGAATACACACAAGGAGCTGGAGCTATTGCTTTATTAATTAGTGCTAATCCACGTATGCTAGCTTTCACAGGGCAGACTGGAGTAGCTACAGAAAGTGTATTTGACTTCTTTAAACCGCATCGTTCGATAGAGAAACAAAGCATTACAGGAAGCTCTACTAATGAGGCATGGCATGGTATAGAAGAAGCTGAAATTTCTATACACAAAGATCAACCTGTATTCGAAGGACAATACTCTAACGAATGCTATATCAATAGAATCACAGAAGCGTACACTCACTTCAAAGAGTTAAACAATAAAAAAGACAAGAAAGTATACCAAGATTGGAAAGCTGTCTTAATGCATTTACCTTATTGCTTCCAAGGACGTAGAACTTTCCATGAAATAGTATTACAAGAGAATCCTGAACTAGTAGATAAAACAGCTGCTGATGCAAAAGACCAAATCAAAGCATTTGCTAAGTCAGAAGCGTATATGGAATTAGTGAATAATAAGATTGCTCCATCAGAGATAGCTTCTGGTGAAGTAGGTAATATCTATACAGGATCTATATTCTTAGGTTTGTTATCGACCCTATCTCATTTTAACGATACAAAAGAAAGTTTAGTAGATACTACACTAGGATTTATTGCTTATGGTTCAGGGTCTAAATCTAAAGTATTCGAAGCTGAGGTACAGAGTACATGGCAAGAAGGTATGCCTAAAGTATCTATCTTCGAAACTTTAAAACAATCTACAGCGATAGACTTCGATACTTACATTGCCCTTCATAAGAAAGAGCAAAAAACACCCGTACTGCCTGCTAATAATGAATTTATAATAGACTATATCGAGTCGTCAATACCTCATCTAATAGGAGCACGCTACTATAAGTTTGTAAAATAA
- the rlmF gene encoding 23S rRNA (adenine(1618)-N(6))-methyltransferase RlmF yields MKEAKKTQKKLHPRNKHQDLYDFDKLKQVVPELATFIIKNPSGIDTIDFAKPEAVVLLNKAILMKDYKMTYWEMPKTNLCPPIPGRADYIHYIADLLAEGNNGKVPIGKGVKILDLGIGANVIYPIIGVAEYGWEFVGSEVDVVSVKTASHIVENNPHLKSHISIRQQPTKRNILKNIIGEKEYFDVVICNPPFFKSRAEVLAKTTQKLRNLGKEVVGKPVQNFSGQNNELWCDGGELAFITNYIYESKHFKRQAVWFTTLVSNKDNLKPLQSLLKRSETKEVRIINMEQGNKISRILAWRY; encoded by the coding sequence ATGAAAGAAGCAAAGAAAACGCAGAAGAAACTACACCCACGTAATAAACATCAGGATTTATATGACTTTGATAAGTTAAAACAAGTGGTGCCTGAGTTGGCAACTTTTATTATCAAGAATCCGTCAGGGATAGATACAATTGATTTTGCAAAACCTGAAGCAGTTGTTTTATTGAATAAAGCTATTCTGATGAAGGACTATAAGATGACGTATTGGGAGATGCCTAAGACGAATCTATGTCCTCCTATCCCAGGAAGAGCTGATTATATCCACTATATAGCAGATCTACTAGCAGAGGGAAACAATGGAAAAGTACCTATAGGTAAGGGAGTGAAGATATTAGATCTAGGAATAGGAGCTAATGTGATATATCCTATTATAGGGGTGGCTGAGTATGGATGGGAATTTGTGGGGTCTGAAGTAGATGTAGTGTCTGTGAAGACGGCTAGTCATATCGTAGAGAACAACCCTCATCTAAAGAGTCATATCAGTATCCGTCAGCAACCTACTAAGCGAAATATATTAAAGAATATAATAGGAGAGAAGGAATACTTCGATGTAGTGATATGTAACCCTCCTTTCTTTAAGTCAAGAGCTGAGGTGTTGGCTAAGACTACACAGAAGTTGAGAAACCTAGGTAAAGAAGTGGTGGGTAAACCAGTACAGAACTTCAGTGGGCAGAACAACGAGTTGTGGTGTGATGGTGGAGAACTTGCCTTTATCACTAATTACATTTATGAGAGTAAGCATTTTAAAAGACAGGCAGTATGGTTCACCACTTTAGTGTCTAATAAAGATAACCTTAAACCTCTACAGTCATTATTAAAACGAAGTGAAACTAAAGAGGTTCGTATTATAAATATGGAACAAGGAAATAAGATAAGCCGCATTTTAGCGTGGAGATATTAA
- a CDS encoding mechanosensitive ion channel family protein, protein MRFYMMNIRLFILLTALIMGGSTWAKNKKPSSKTPEPVETVRTVVVVMEKTPVINFNDTLFNVYGNIGSFTSKQRAKSIEGKIAMLAEDYLFEGDSIKLADTGNYLNLMYQNEILMSVDSIQAAQESKSKLEAAQYYKKQIISAVELQQHNTSWQQILIQVAGTIAIIIVEYFILKGIRYVYRRCKVAIWRQRGKKIKGIFGIIDDQRAMLTTISIAKVIKLIVVLIFLYIGLLAVFKLFPYTKHISDQLLEYVLTPLKAVGKSVKAYMPKLFTIIVIVAIFKYVQKFVRSLAEKIATNKITIKGFYPDWAFPTYNLISGLLFIFMFILIFPYLPNSDSQIFQGVSVFAGIMLSLGSTSVIGNLVAGLVITYMRPFKLGDRIKLGEFTGDVLEKTALVTRIKTPKNEVITIPNSNIMSAQTVNYTQSAKEHGLILYLTIGAGYHVPWQKVHEMLYEVANRTEHVLKRQKPFILQDQFRDFYVDYQLNVYIKEAKLSAKVYSDLRQHAQDVFAENNIEMVAPHYSINRVVDGEDSTVPPKYVKEQPEKKN, encoded by the coding sequence ATGCGATTTTATATGATGAACATTCGCTTGTTTATACTATTGACAGCCCTTATTATGGGTGGGTCTACTTGGGCTAAAAATAAGAAGCCCTCTTCTAAAACTCCTGAACCAGTCGAGACTGTTCGTACTGTTGTCGTAGTGATGGAGAAAACACCAGTGATTAACTTTAATGATACTTTATTTAATGTTTATGGTAATATAGGTTCTTTTACTTCTAAGCAACGTGCTAAATCAATAGAAGGAAAGATCGCTATGTTAGCTGAAGATTATTTATTCGAAGGAGATTCTATCAAATTAGCTGATACTGGAAACTATCTTAATCTGATGTATCAAAATGAGATTCTGATGAGTGTGGATAGTATACAAGCAGCCCAAGAAAGCAAAAGTAAATTAGAAGCTGCGCAGTACTATAAAAAGCAGATTATCTCTGCTGTAGAATTACAACAACACAATACTAGTTGGCAGCAAATCTTAATACAAGTAGCGGGGACAATAGCTATTATCATTGTAGAGTATTTTATTCTTAAAGGGATACGATATGTATATAGACGTTGCAAAGTAGCTATCTGGAGACAGAGAGGTAAGAAAATAAAAGGAATATTTGGTATCATAGATGACCAAAGAGCAATGCTAACGACTATCTCAATAGCGAAAGTTATTAAGCTAATTGTAGTGTTGATTTTCTTATATATTGGTCTGTTAGCAGTATTTAAGTTATTCCCGTATACCAAACATATTTCTGATCAATTGTTAGAATATGTATTAACTCCTCTAAAGGCAGTAGGAAAGAGTGTTAAGGCTTATATGCCAAAACTGTTTACTATTATCGTTATTGTTGCAATATTTAAGTATGTGCAGAAGTTCGTTAGATCTTTAGCAGAAAAGATAGCTACTAATAAGATTACGATAAAAGGGTTTTATCCTGATTGGGCTTTTCCGACTTATAATCTGATTAGTGGACTGTTGTTTATTTTTATGTTTATCCTGATATTCCCTTATCTGCCAAATTCTGACTCTCAGATATTCCAAGGGGTGTCTGTATTTGCTGGTATTATGTTATCTCTAGGGTCTACTTCTGTTATAGGAAACTTAGTTGCAGGTCTAGTGATTACTTATATGAGACCTTTTAAATTAGGGGATAGAATTAAGTTGGGTGAGTTCACTGGGGATGTATTAGAAAAGACAGCATTAGTGACAAGAATCAAGACTCCTAAGAATGAGGTAATCACAATTCCGAACTCTAATATTATGTCTGCTCAAACGGTTAACTATACGCAGTCAGCTAAAGAGCATGGGTTGATTCTTTATTTGACAATAGGGGCTGGTTATCATGTACCATGGCAAAAGGTTCATGAAATGTTATATGAGGTAGCAAATAGAACAGAGCATGTGTTAAAACGCCAAAAACCATTTATCTTGCAAGATCAGTTTAGGGATTTTTATGTTGATTATCAATTGAATGTGTATATCAAAGAGGCGAAGTTATCAGCAAAGGTATATTCTGATTTGCGTCAACATGCACAAGATGTTTTTGCAGAAAATAATATTGAGATGGTCGCTCCTCACTATAGTATAAATCGTGTAGTAGATGGAGAAGACTCTACAGTTCCACCAAAGTATGTGAAGGAACAACCAGAGAAAAAGAATTAA